A stretch of the Vigna radiata var. radiata cultivar VC1973A chromosome 9, Vradiata_ver6, whole genome shotgun sequence genome encodes the following:
- the LOC111242522 gene encoding probable LRR receptor-like serine/threonine-protein kinase At1g07650 — protein sequence MQHRIPLKDAAMLYTGQLYTTTRVSSFVLTYYSLCLINGNYTIKLHFAEIIFINERSLNSLGKRVFGVYIQGNLVLEDFDIQGEAGGTGKPIVKTFNATVMQPTLEIHFYWAGKGTPGISTRGVYGPLVSANLVSPNIKPPSRKDDNRTDVILAIGIVVGVLVLLLLGLVFMRWIGWLGGKDPMYKELRGINLQTGLFTLRQFKAATKNFDATNKTGEGGFGCVYKGLLSNGTIIATKHLFAKFKQGITNRVVGGRANFLASKDTRKEADAAARRYSRSRPGRVARGGKDDATWEDSWLSRINT from the coding sequence ATGCAACACCGCATTCCACTCAAAGATGCTGCAATGTTATATACTGGCCAGCTATACACAACAACTCGTGTTTCTTCCTTTGTTCTCACATACTATAGTCTCTGTCTAATAAATGGAAATTACACAATCAAGCTTCACTTTGCAGAGattattttcatcaatgaaAGGTCCCTTAATAGTCTCGGAAAGAGGGTATTTGGCGTCTATATCCAGGGGAATTTAGTgctggaagactttgatatccaAGGAGAAGCGGGTGGTACTGGCAAGCCAATTGTAAAGACATTTAATGCTACTGTCATGCAACCTACTTTGGAGATTCACTTCTACTGGGCTGGAAAAGGAACCCCTGGCATTTCCACAAGAGGAGTTTATGGACCACTAGTGTCTGCTAATTTGGTAAGCCCTAATATTAAACCTCCATCAAGGAAGGATGACAACAGAACTGATGTCATACTGGCAATTGGTATAGTTGTTGGTGTTttagttcttcttcttctaggGCTGGTTTTTATGAGATGGATAGGATGGTTAGGAGGCAAAGATCCAATGTACAAAGAGCTTAGGGGTATCAATTTGCAGACAGGATTATTTACACTAAGACAATTCAAAGCAGCAACCAAAAACTTTGATGCAACAAACAAAACTGGCGAAGGTGGCTTTGGCTGTGTTTACAAAGGTCTACTGTCAAATGGTACAATAATAGCAACAAAGCATCTGTTTGCaaaattcaaacaaggaatTACCAATAGAGTCGTAGGCGGAAGGGCCAACTTTTTGGCCAGTAAAGATACTAGAAAGGAGGCAGATGCAGCAGCGAGAAGATATAGTAGATCAAGGCCTGGTCGAGTAGCAAGAGGAGGGAAAGACGACGCTACCTGGGAAGATAGTTGGTTATCTAGGATCAATACCTGa